The following coding sequences are from one Streptomyces sp. NBC_01485 window:
- a CDS encoding NUDIX hydrolase, whose product MTAAPKPKLKPDPDPGSGPEPRQTAALLLNRRGQYLLHLRDAHKPICDPGTWSLPGGACEGDETPEEGVVRELLEETGLVVDGLTRYTVVDDNIQVFLGSWDGDPALLPVTEGIMFAFFDAATTARLTMAPWAAEVLDRHRADPVVPSPQPPARQHVLNAVGVHLHLERDGKILLGLRHPDSPFAPLSHHFLAGHCEQESAVACLIREAREEAGLEIAAADVELAHVVHVLHAPATRPRLQLVFRARHWQGEPQLLEPDKCLGWDWWPVDALPEPMVAYARAAITGIREGRLYTELGWGQTG is encoded by the coding sequence TTGACCGCCGCACCGAAGCCGAAGTTGAAGCCCGATCCAGATCCCGGGTCCGGTCCCGAGCCCCGTCAGACCGCCGCGCTGTTGCTCAACCGGCGTGGTCAGTACCTCCTCCACCTGCGCGATGCGCACAAACCGATCTGCGATCCGGGTACTTGGTCGCTGCCCGGCGGTGCCTGTGAGGGGGACGAGACGCCCGAGGAGGGCGTCGTGCGTGAGCTGCTGGAGGAGACGGGACTCGTCGTCGACGGACTGACCCGGTACACGGTCGTCGACGACAACATCCAGGTTTTTCTGGGCAGTTGGGACGGCGATCCCGCCTTGCTGCCCGTCACCGAGGGCATCATGTTCGCCTTCTTCGACGCGGCGACCACCGCTCGCCTGACGATGGCGCCATGGGCCGCGGAGGTCCTCGACCGGCACCGGGCCGACCCCGTCGTTCCCTCGCCGCAGCCGCCCGCGCGGCAGCACGTCCTCAACGCCGTGGGCGTCCATCTCCATCTGGAACGCGACGGCAAGATCCTTCTCGGGTTGCGCCATCCCGACTCGCCCTTCGCGCCCCTCAGCCATCACTTCCTGGCCGGTCACTGCGAGCAGGAGTCCGCCGTCGCCTGTCTGATCCGCGAGGCCCGGGAGGAGGCCGGTCTGGAGATCGCGGCGGCGGACGTCGAGCTGGCGCACGTCGTCCACGTCCTGCACGCGCCCGCCACCCGGCCGCGCCTCCAGCTCGTCTTCCGCGCCCGGCACTGGCAGGGCGAGCCACAACTGCTGGAGCCGGACAAATGCCTCGGCTGGGACTGGTGGCCCGTGGACGCGCTGCCGGAGCCGATGGTGGCGTACGCGAGGGCGGCGATCACCGGAATCCGCGAAGGACGGCTGTACACGGAACTGGGCTGGGGTCAGACGGGCTGA
- a CDS encoding acyl-CoA synthetase has product MTGTPPTGFWAQATADPDRTVLIAPDGEEWTAGRLHAAANRLVHGLRAAGLERGDAFAVVLPNSAEFFTAHLAATQAGFYLVPVNHHLVGPEIAWIVSDSGAKVLLAHGRYGDQASRAADEAGLPATHRYAVGEADGFRPYAELLDGQPESAPADRTLGWVMNYTSGTTGRPRGIRRPLPGKPPEEAYLGGFLGIFGVRPFDDNVHLVCSPLYHTAVLQFASASLHIGHPLVLMDKWTPEEMLRLIDAHRCTHTHMVPTQFHRLLALPEATRQSYDVTSMRHAIHGAAPCPDHVKRAMIDWWGTCVEEYYAASEGGGAFATAEDWLKKPGTVGKAWPISELAVFDDDGDPLPPGELGTVYMKMTTGGFAYHKDEDKTRKNRIGDFFTVGDLGVLDGDGYLFLRDRKIDLIISGGVNIYPAEIESALLAHPAVADAAAFGIPHDDWGEEVKAVVEPAPGHEPGPDLAATLLGHCAERLAGYKRPKTVDFIAEMPRDPNGKLYKRRLREPYWEGRQRPL; this is encoded by the coding sequence GTGACCGGCACACCCCCCACGGGCTTCTGGGCCCAGGCGACCGCCGACCCCGACCGCACGGTCCTGATCGCACCGGACGGCGAGGAGTGGACCGCCGGACGCCTGCACGCCGCCGCCAACCGGCTCGTGCACGGACTGCGCGCCGCCGGTCTCGAACGCGGCGACGCCTTCGCCGTCGTACTGCCCAACTCGGCGGAGTTCTTCACCGCCCATCTCGCCGCCACCCAGGCCGGCTTCTACCTCGTCCCCGTCAACCACCACCTCGTCGGCCCCGAGATCGCCTGGATCGTCTCCGACTCCGGCGCCAAGGTCCTGCTCGCACACGGGCGTTACGGCGACCAGGCGTCCCGCGCCGCCGACGAGGCCGGCCTCCCCGCCACCCACCGGTACGCCGTCGGCGAGGCCGACGGCTTCCGTCCGTACGCCGAACTCCTCGACGGGCAGCCGGAGTCGGCGCCCGCCGACCGCACCCTCGGCTGGGTCATGAACTACACCTCGGGCACCACCGGCCGGCCCCGAGGCATCCGCCGCCCACTGCCCGGCAAACCGCCCGAAGAGGCGTACCTCGGCGGCTTCCTCGGCATCTTCGGCGTCCGGCCGTTCGACGACAACGTCCACCTGGTCTGCTCGCCGCTCTACCACACGGCCGTCCTCCAGTTCGCGAGCGCGTCCCTGCACATCGGCCACCCGCTGGTCCTGATGGACAAGTGGACGCCCGAGGAGATGCTCCGCCTCATCGACGCCCACCGCTGCACCCACACCCACATGGTCCCGACCCAGTTCCACCGCCTGCTGGCCCTCCCGGAGGCCACCAGGCAGTCGTACGACGTCACGTCCATGCGGCACGCCATCCACGGCGCCGCGCCCTGCCCGGACCATGTGAAGCGGGCGATGATCGACTGGTGGGGCACGTGCGTGGAGGAGTACTACGCGGCCAGCGAGGGCGGCGGCGCCTTCGCGACCGCCGAGGACTGGCTCAAGAAGCCCGGCACGGTCGGAAAGGCCTGGCCCATCAGCGAGTTGGCGGTCTTCGACGACGACGGCGACCCCCTCCCGCCCGGTGAACTGGGCACGGTCTACATGAAGATGACGACCGGCGGCTTCGCCTATCACAAGGACGAGGACAAGACGCGGAAGAACCGCATCGGTGACTTCTTCACCGTCGGCGACCTCGGTGTCCTCGACGGGGACGGCTACCTCTTCCTCCGGGACCGCAAGATCGACCTGATCATCTCGGGCGGCGTCAACATCTACCCCGCCGAGATCGAGTCCGCGCTGCTCGCCCACCCCGCCGTCGCCGACGCCGCCGCCTTCGGCATCCCGCACGACGACTGGGGCGAGGAGGTCAAGGCGGTCGTCGAACCGGCCCCGGGGCACGAGCCCGGCCCCGACCTCGCCGCCACGCTCCTCGGCCACTGCGCCGAGCGGCTCGCCGGGTACAAGCGGCCCAAGACCGTGGACTTCATCGCCGAGATGCCCCGCGATCCCAACGGGAAGCTGTACAAGCGGCGGCTGCGGGAGCCGTACTGGGAGGGGCGGCAGCGGCCCCTGTGA
- a CDS encoding NAD(P)H-dependent flavin oxidoreductase: MQTELSKQLGVEHAVFGFTPFPAVAAAISRAGGFGVLGAVRYTAPDDLKRDLDWIEAHVDGKPYGLDVVMPAKKVEGVSEADVEAMIPEGHRQFVRDTLAKYGVPELAEGEASGWRITGWMEQVARSQLDVAFDYPIRLLANALGSPPADVVARAHERHVLVAALAGSARHARKHRDGGIDIVVAQGYEAGGHTGEIASMVLTPEVVEAVDPLPVLAAGGIGSGRQVAAALALGAQGVWLGSVWLTTAEADLHSPALTRKLLAAGSGDTVRSRALTGKPARQLRTEWTDAWDAPDGPGTLPMPLQGLLVAEAVSRIQKHGVDPLLGTPVGQIVGRMNEVRSVQAVFDDLTRGFERAVDHVNRIAGRSGQ, encoded by the coding sequence ATGCAGACGGAGCTGAGCAAGCAACTGGGAGTCGAGCACGCCGTCTTCGGGTTCACGCCGTTCCCCGCAGTCGCCGCGGCCATCAGCCGCGCGGGCGGCTTCGGCGTGCTCGGCGCGGTCCGCTACACCGCCCCCGACGACCTCAAACGCGACCTCGACTGGATCGAGGCGCATGTCGACGGCAAGCCGTACGGCCTCGATGTCGTCATGCCCGCGAAGAAGGTCGAGGGCGTCAGTGAGGCCGATGTCGAGGCGATGATCCCCGAGGGGCACCGGCAGTTCGTGCGGGACACCCTCGCCAAGTACGGGGTGCCGGAGCTGGCCGAGGGCGAGGCGTCCGGGTGGCGGATCACCGGCTGGATGGAGCAGGTCGCCCGCAGTCAGCTCGACGTCGCCTTCGACTACCCGATCCGGCTGCTGGCCAACGCCCTCGGCTCCCCGCCCGCCGACGTCGTCGCCCGCGCCCACGAGCGACACGTCCTCGTCGCCGCGCTCGCGGGCAGCGCCCGGCACGCCCGCAAGCACAGGGACGGCGGCATCGACATCGTCGTCGCCCAGGGCTACGAGGCGGGCGGGCACACCGGCGAGATCGCCTCCATGGTGCTCACCCCGGAGGTCGTCGAGGCCGTCGACCCGCTGCCGGTCCTCGCCGCCGGCGGCATCGGCAGCGGACGGCAGGTCGCCGCCGCCCTCGCCCTGGGCGCCCAGGGCGTGTGGCTCGGGTCGGTCTGGCTGACCACCGCGGAGGCCGACCTGCACTCGCCCGCCCTCACCCGCAAGCTCCTCGCGGCCGGCTCCGGCGACACGGTCCGCTCCCGCGCGCTGACCGGGAAACCCGCCCGCCAGCTCCGTACCGAATGGACCGACGCCTGGGACGCCCCCGACGGACCCGGCACCCTCCCCATGCCCCTGCAGGGACTGCTCGTCGCCGAGGCCGTCTCGCGCATCCAGAAGCACGGGGTCGACCCGCTGCTCGGCACGCCCGTCGGCCAGATCGTCGGCCGGATGAACGAAGTCCGCAGCGTCCAGGCCGTCTTCGACGACCTCACCCGCGGCTTCGAGCGGGCCGTGGACCACGTCAACCGCATCGCCGGAAGGAGCGGCCAGTGA
- a CDS encoding sensor histidine kinase — MGSPEEARVRLPQLRLDELLEELQARLDAARGTRDRVHSLLEAVLSVGRELDLEQALYSIVEAAAALVDAEYAALGVIGPDGKRLSAFHTIGVSEEQIARIGPYPEGHGILGELIRHPEPLRLAKISEHPASYGFPPHHPPMSTFLGVPIRVRDQVFGNLYLTEKRGGGQFDEEDVSVTLTLAVAAGVAIDNARLYEESRLRERWLRANAEITLSLMSGGERSEVLALIAERAGEITGSALAAVALSMGDTGSLAVEIAVGVDAEAHRGLVLPVDRSLMGLAFSGAVPVTSEDVAQDARISLEPPRFGGLGPAVAVPIGTREAGVRGVVLLAREAGRPVFSATETETLQAFAAQAAVAMELAERRQDAEEVAVLKDRDRIARDLHDLAIQRLFATGMTLQSAGRFIEHEEASERVVRAVDDLDETIKIIRSTIFGLRTREGNGETGLRARAVRVVGEAAPVLGFAASVRMEGLLDTDVPKEIADHVVAVLSEALTNIARHAHADRADVLLATDGREVRLSVTDNGVGIPDEGRRSGLRNMAERAEQLGGRLELGKPEGGGTALVWRVPSRKV, encoded by the coding sequence GTGGGAAGCCCCGAGGAGGCCCGCGTACGGCTGCCTCAGCTGCGGCTGGACGAGTTGCTGGAGGAGCTCCAGGCGCGTCTGGACGCCGCCCGCGGCACCCGCGACCGGGTGCACAGCCTGCTGGAGGCGGTGTTGTCGGTCGGTCGGGAGCTGGATCTGGAGCAGGCCCTGTACAGCATCGTTGAGGCCGCCGCGGCGCTGGTCGACGCGGAGTACGCGGCGCTCGGCGTGATCGGTCCGGACGGCAAGCGGCTGTCGGCTTTTCACACGATCGGGGTCAGCGAGGAACAGATCGCGCGGATCGGCCCGTATCCGGAGGGCCACGGCATCCTGGGGGAGCTGATCCGCCATCCCGAGCCGTTGCGTCTGGCGAAGATCTCCGAGCACCCGGCCTCGTACGGTTTCCCGCCGCACCACCCGCCGATGAGCACCTTCCTCGGCGTCCCGATCCGGGTGCGCGACCAGGTCTTCGGCAATCTGTACCTGACCGAGAAGCGGGGCGGCGGCCAGTTCGACGAGGAGGACGTCTCGGTCACGCTCACGCTGGCCGTGGCGGCCGGCGTGGCGATCGACAACGCGCGTCTGTACGAGGAGTCCCGGCTGCGGGAACGCTGGCTGCGGGCGAACGCGGAGATCACCCTGAGCCTGATGTCCGGCGGTGAGCGCTCCGAGGTTCTCGCCCTGATCGCGGAGCGGGCCGGTGAGATCACCGGAAGTGCCCTGGCGGCGGTCGCGCTGTCCATGGGGGACACCGGGTCGCTCGCCGTGGAGATCGCCGTCGGGGTGGACGCCGAGGCACACCGGGGGCTCGTACTGCCGGTGGACCGGAGCCTGATGGGCCTGGCCTTCTCGGGGGCGGTTCCGGTCACCAGCGAGGACGTCGCTCAGGATGCACGCATCTCCCTGGAGCCTCCGCGTTTCGGGGGACTCGGCCCTGCTGTGGCCGTGCCCATCGGCACGCGCGAGGCGGGTGTGCGAGGCGTGGTCCTGCTGGCGCGAGAAGCCGGCCGGCCGGTGTTCTCGGCGACGGAGACCGAGACCTTGCAGGCCTTCGCCGCGCAGGCCGCCGTCGCGATGGAGCTGGCGGAACGCCGCCAGGACGCCGAGGAGGTCGCCGTGCTCAAGGACCGCGACCGTATCGCGCGGGACCTGCACGACCTCGCGATCCAGCGGCTGTTCGCCACCGGCATGACCCTGCAGAGCGCGGGCCGCTTCATCGAGCACGAGGAGGCCTCCGAACGGGTGGTCCGCGCGGTCGACGACCTGGACGAGACCATCAAGATCATCAGGTCGACGATCTTCGGCCTGCGCACGCGTGAGGGCAACGGCGAGACGGGGCTGAGGGCGCGAGCCGTAAGGGTGGTCGGGGAGGCGGCGCCGGTCCTCGGCTTCGCCGCCAGTGTGCGCATGGAGGGCCTGCTGGACACCGACGTGCCGAAGGAGATCGCCGACCACGTGGTGGCGGTGCTCTCCGAGGCCTTGACCAACATCGCCCGCCACGCCCATGCGGACCGGGCCGATGTGCTCCTGGCCACGGACGGGCGGGAGGTGAGGCTCTCGGTCACCGACAACGGCGTGGGCATCCCGGACGAAGGCCGCCGCAGTGGGCTGCGCAACATGGCGGAACGCGCCGAGCAGTTGGGCGGACGCCTGGAACTGGGGAAGCCCGAGGGCGGCGGCACCGCGCTGGTGTGGCGGGTGCCGTCACGGAAGGTGTAG
- a CDS encoding serine/threonine-protein kinase has translation MAESRLIQGRYRLIDLIGRGGMGEVWRARDESLGRQVAVKCLKPISPHRDPSFGRVVRERFRREGRVAASLQHRGVTVVHDFGDHDGVLFLVMELLDGSDLCQLLDDNERRPLPVPDVVEIADQVAAALAYTHRQGIVHRDLKPANIVRLTDGTVKICDFGIARLGHDIGFTSRLTGTGIAMGTPHYMSPEQIGAEEVDHRSDLYSLGCVLYEIATGAPPFDLDDPWAILVGHRDTPPRPPREHRPDLPEHLDRIILDLLAKQPGQRPHDAREIVRRIAAGRTASAYVPTVVTPGPETRPPQPLPPEPAGLEPRLPSWTRGMTTGHKATGAGLPVTIPDAGAALTGEWIPRPALGAAPVPPSPDTPSPQELTALTELVGRHDAGLGLARLGRWAEAGELHRAVAAERAHLLGPDHPETLASRYEVAFTLSRNGRATDALREYQDVAAARTRVLGAEHADTLATRQEMAYVLGQLGRHSDARQVYASVLAVRVRTTGADHPDTLRCRHNLAFNLSRLGRLEESYRMAGEVAVARARVLGPSHPDTLVTRYEVAYALGQLGRWPEALQAYREVAAARAQALGPDHPDTLAARYETGISLGRLGRSEEALQLYRDLVDDRTRLHGRAHPETLRARHGLGVNLGRLGRWEEALAESRDVCAIRERVLGADHPDTLVSRREVAVGLGWLGRWADALAEYRRVAATREHVLGGDHPDTLASRSDEAHCLEQLGRGQEAADLYRRVAVLRQHRAAGGA, from the coding sequence ATGGCGGAGAGCAGGCTGATCCAGGGCCGGTACCGGCTGATCGACCTGATCGGGCGCGGGGGCATGGGCGAGGTGTGGCGGGCCCGTGACGAGTCCCTCGGCCGACAGGTCGCCGTGAAGTGTCTCAAACCGATCAGCCCGCACCGCGACCCGTCCTTCGGGCGCGTCGTGCGCGAGCGGTTCCGGCGCGAGGGCCGCGTCGCCGCCTCGCTCCAGCACCGCGGGGTGACGGTCGTCCACGACTTCGGCGACCACGACGGCGTCCTCTTCCTCGTCATGGAACTCCTGGACGGCAGCGACCTGTGCCAGTTGCTGGACGACAACGAGCGCCGGCCGCTGCCCGTCCCCGACGTCGTGGAGATCGCCGACCAGGTCGCCGCGGCCCTCGCCTACACCCACCGGCAGGGCATCGTGCACCGCGACCTGAAACCCGCGAACATCGTGCGGCTCACCGACGGCACGGTGAAGATCTGCGACTTCGGCATCGCCCGCCTCGGCCACGACATCGGCTTCACCTCCCGCCTCACCGGCACCGGCATCGCCATGGGCACCCCGCACTACATGTCGCCCGAGCAGATCGGCGCCGAGGAGGTCGACCACCGCAGCGACCTCTACTCGCTGGGGTGCGTGCTGTACGAGATCGCCACCGGGGCACCGCCGTTCGACCTCGACGACCCGTGGGCGATCCTCGTCGGCCACCGCGACACCCCGCCCCGGCCGCCGCGCGAGCACCGCCCCGACCTGCCCGAGCACCTCGACCGGATCATCCTGGACCTGCTGGCCAAGCAGCCCGGACAACGCCCCCACGACGCCCGCGAGATCGTCCGGCGCATCGCCGCCGGCCGCACCGCATCGGCGTACGTGCCGACCGTGGTGACACCCGGGCCCGAGACACGGCCGCCCCAGCCGCTGCCGCCCGAGCCCGCGGGCCTCGAGCCCCGGCTGCCGTCCTGGACCCGGGGCATGACCACCGGCCACAAGGCCACCGGCGCCGGACTGCCGGTCACGATCCCGGACGCCGGGGCGGCCCTGACCGGCGAGTGGATCCCCCGGCCGGCCCTCGGCGCCGCCCCCGTTCCGCCGTCGCCGGACACGCCGTCCCCGCAGGAGCTCACCGCGCTCACCGAGCTCGTCGGACGGCACGACGCGGGCCTCGGTCTCGCCCGACTCGGGCGCTGGGCCGAGGCCGGGGAGCTGCACCGCGCCGTCGCCGCCGAACGCGCGCACCTCCTCGGCCCGGACCACCCCGAGACCCTCGCCAGCCGCTACGAGGTCGCCTTCACCCTCAGCCGCAACGGCCGCGCCACCGACGCGCTGCGCGAGTACCAGGACGTGGCCGCCGCCCGCACCCGGGTCCTGGGCGCCGAGCACGCCGACACGCTCGCCACCCGCCAGGAAATGGCCTATGTGCTCGGCCAGTTGGGCCGTCACTCCGACGCCCGGCAGGTGTACGCGTCGGTCCTCGCCGTCCGGGTGCGCACGACGGGCGCCGACCATCCCGACACCCTGCGCTGCCGCCACAACCTCGCCTTCAACCTCAGCCGGCTCGGCCGCCTGGAGGAGTCGTACCGGATGGCGGGCGAGGTGGCCGTCGCCCGCGCCCGCGTGCTGGGCCCCAGCCACCCGGACACGCTCGTCACGCGCTACGAAGTCGCCTACGCCCTGGGCCAGTTGGGCCGCTGGCCGGAAGCGCTGCAGGCCTACCGGGAGGTCGCCGCGGCCCGCGCGCAGGCGCTCGGCCCCGACCACCCCGACACCCTCGCCGCCCGCTACGAGACCGGCATCAGCCTGGGCCGCCTCGGCCGCAGCGAGGAGGCGCTCCAGCTCTACCGCGACCTCGTCGACGACCGCACCCGCCTCCACGGCCGGGCCCACCCCGAGACCCTGCGCGCCCGGCACGGTCTCGGCGTCAACCTCGGCCGGCTGGGCCGCTGGGAGGAGGCGCTCGCCGAGTCCCGGGACGTGTGCGCGATCCGCGAGCGGGTGCTCGGCGCCGACCATCCCGACACGCTCGTCAGCCGCCGCGAGGTCGCCGTCGGCCTGGGCTGGCTGGGCCGCTGGGCCGACGCCCTGGCCGAGTACCGGCGGGTGGCCGCGACCCGCGAGCACGTCCTGGGCGGCGACCACCCCGACACCCTCGCGAGCCGCAGCGACGAGGCCCACTGCCTGGAACAGCTCGGCCGCGGTCAGGAGGCGGCCGACCTGTACCGGAGGGTGGCGGTGCTGCGACAGCACCGCGCGGCCGGCGGAGCGTAG
- a CDS encoding pyridoxamine 5'-phosphate oxidase family protein encodes MDANDGFRELDRQECLHRLAKVPVGRIVYTRQALPAVLPVNFGLDHDGAVLVRVSAASELVRAIAGAVVAFEADEVDAAAHSGWSVVVMGAAVLVTDPAEHARLLRTGPRSWAPAPQEVFVRIDPELVTGRELVGGHTLYKVHLPS; translated from the coding sequence ATGGACGCCAACGACGGATTCCGCGAACTCGACCGGCAGGAGTGCCTGCACCGGCTCGCCAAGGTGCCGGTGGGGCGCATCGTGTACACACGGCAGGCGCTGCCAGCCGTTCTGCCGGTCAATTTCGGCCTGGACCATGACGGGGCGGTGCTGGTGCGCGTCTCGGCTGCCTCGGAGCTGGTGAGGGCGATCGCCGGAGCTGTGGTCGCCTTCGAGGCCGACGAGGTCGACGCCGCCGCCCACTCCGGCTGGAGCGTCGTGGTCATGGGAGCGGCCGTCCTTGTCACCGACCCCGCCGAGCACGCACGGCTGCTGCGGACCGGGCCGCGTTCCTGGGCGCCGGCGCCGCAGGAGGTCTTCGTGCGCATCGACCCGGAGCTGGTCACCGGACGCGAACTCGTCGGCGGACACACCCTGTACAAAGTGCACCTCCCGTCCTGA
- a CDS encoding phytoene desaturase family protein, with amino-acid sequence MPAHEGHEGAEGHRAPGGHRAYDVVIVGGGHNGLVAAAYLARAGRSVLVLERLDHTGGAAVSTRPFAGVDARLSRYSYLVSLLPQKIVRDLGLHFRVQGRTISSYTPVERGGRSTGLLVGGGEERTREAFARLTGGEREYAAWERFYGMTGRVARRVFPTLTEPLPTRDELRRRVDDEEAWRILFEEPVGVAVEERFADDLVRGVVLTDALIGTFADAHDPSLKQNRCFLYHVIGGGTGAWDVPVGGMGALTDALAAAARDAGAVLATGHEAVRIATDGRTAEVTYRTADGEGVAAARHVLVNASPQALAALTGDAPPAPAEGAQLKVNMLVKRLPRLRDSAVDPREAFAGTFHIAEGYEQLATAHAQAAAGELPAAPPSEIYCHSLTDPGILGPDLVEQGYQTLTLFGLHTPARLFERDNDAVREELLKATLAQLDAHLAEPLADCLATDADGRPCIEARTPLDLERDLGLPGGNIFHRDLTWPYAQEGTGRWGVETRHANIVLCGAGAVRGGGVSGVPGHNAAMAVLETPAD; translated from the coding sequence ATGCCTGCACACGAGGGACACGAAGGAGCCGAGGGTCACCGCGCCCCCGGGGGGCACCGCGCCTACGACGTCGTCATCGTCGGCGGTGGACACAACGGGCTGGTCGCCGCCGCCTATCTGGCCCGGGCCGGGCGGTCCGTGCTGGTGCTGGAGCGGCTGGACCACACCGGGGGCGCCGCCGTCTCCACCCGGCCGTTCGCCGGCGTGGACGCCCGGCTGTCACGCTACTCGTACCTGGTCAGCCTCCTCCCGCAGAAGATCGTGCGGGACCTGGGGCTGCACTTCCGCGTCCAGGGTCGCACCATTTCCTCGTACACCCCCGTGGAGCGCGGCGGACGGTCGACCGGACTGCTCGTGGGCGGCGGCGAGGAACGCACCCGGGAGGCGTTCGCGCGGCTGACGGGCGGCGAGCGCGAGTACGCGGCATGGGAGCGTTTCTACGGCATGACCGGCCGCGTCGCCCGGCGGGTGTTCCCCACGCTCACCGAACCGCTGCCCACCCGGGACGAACTGCGCCGGCGCGTCGACGATGAGGAGGCGTGGCGGATCCTCTTCGAGGAGCCCGTCGGCGTCGCCGTCGAGGAGCGCTTCGCGGACGACCTGGTGCGGGGCGTGGTCCTCACCGACGCCCTCATCGGCACCTTCGCCGACGCCCACGACCCCTCCCTCAAGCAGAACCGCTGCTTCCTCTACCACGTCATCGGCGGCGGCACCGGCGCCTGGGACGTCCCCGTCGGCGGCATGGGCGCCCTGACCGACGCCCTCGCAGCCGCCGCCCGGGACGCGGGCGCCGTCCTCGCCACCGGGCACGAGGCGGTACGCATCGCCACGGACGGCCGTACGGCGGAGGTCACGTACCGCACGGCCGACGGCGAGGGTGTCGCCGCCGCCCGCCACGTCCTGGTGAACGCCTCCCCGCAAGCCCTCGCGGCCCTCACCGGCGACGCGCCGCCCGCCCCCGCCGAGGGCGCCCAGCTCAAGGTGAACATGCTGGTCAAGCGGCTGCCCAGGCTGCGCGACAGCGCCGTCGACCCGCGTGAGGCATTCGCCGGCACCTTCCACATCGCCGAGGGCTACGAACAGCTCGCCACCGCCCACGCCCAGGCCGCCGCCGGTGAACTCCCCGCCGCCCCGCCCTCCGAGATCTACTGCCACTCCCTGACCGACCCGGGCATCCTCGGCCCGGACCTGGTCGAACAGGGCTACCAGACCCTGACCCTCTTCGGCCTGCACACACCCGCCCGGCTCTTCGAACGGGACAACGACGCCGTGCGCGAGGAACTCCTCAAAGCCACCCTCGCCCAGCTCGACGCCCACCTCGCCGAACCCCTCGCCGACTGCCTGGCCACCGACGCCGACGGCCGCCCCTGCATCGAGGCGCGGACCCCGCTGGACCTGGAGCGCGACCTCGGACTCCCCGGCGGCAACATCTTCCACCGCGACCTCACCTGGCCGTACGCCCAGGAGGGCACCGGCCGCTGGGGCGTGGAGACCCGGCACGCGAACATCGTGCTGTGCGGCGCCGGGGCGGTGCGCGGCGGAGGGGTGAGCGGAGTGCCGGGCCACAACGCGGCGATGGCGGTACTGGAGACACCGGCCGACTGA